The sequence cggtccagcataatatactggagttcggtgcacctgtgtatgaactccaacatattatgctggaccgatatactttgctggctccagtataatatactggagactggagcaccggtgctccaaactccagtatattatgctagaccggtataCTTGCTGAAACTCCAGTGTATTATGccggagttctagtgtacttatgttggaactccatcatattatgctggagttctagcatacttatcctggaactccagtataatatgctggagttcaagtatacttatgctggaactccagcataatatactggcgtatttttcgggttttgaacagtgttttcgctcagatttatctttacatgaaaagtggcttattttcaattacttttgaaactgggctatttttgaacgaccagttgtaaatctagctatttttgaatttctccctattTATGAAGGTGAGATCTTTTAGCTGATTAATGCGATGAATATTTTACCTTTAAGGGCGAAAGAAATCTGACAAATCAACTAACATTTTGCAACAGGGTCTGTATGCAGGTGGTGGTTTAGATGCTAGCCAGCTAAGTTACTCTGTAACCGCTAGCTCAGGTTTGTCGGTTCACACTGTATTGTCATGTACTTAATCAAACTTCATTCTCAGATCTTTGTCGGAGCAATTAAATTATGCTTGGATTTGGAAAGAATTCAGATGAGAGCTTTACCTTAGTTTCATTATAGAGTACATAGTGGAAGAAGCTTCTGCATAATTTCGTTTGCTGCTTACTTTTCCTATAATATTAAGATCACTGTATCACCCTAAAATGCCAATCGTTGGATCTAGTTAATACATTAGATCATTGTTGCTTGAGAGTGAATAATAGTTGGATTAAACTTAAAATGGAAACATTATTCCGCTTGATCTTTAAATAAGACTTACAGACTAAAGAAACATAGGatgaaaatattttgttttattttcaggGAATTGTTTCTGCTCTCCTTTCACCTGCAGTTGTGTTTATACATTACTTATTACTATGAACATTTAATTCTTTGGCTTTGGAGTATCTTGTTATTAGAACATTAACGGGGTCACTCTTATCCTTATTCATTACCTTCCAATTCATCATATTTGTTCTACTTATCAAGTGTTTCTGGTCATTGCTTCCTTCTCGGTATCTCTCATTCTTCTAAATCACTTAGCAAACTAGGAAACTTAATGAAGAATAGCTGGTTAGAAACAACTACGGTCGCAGTGGTAAGACATTAATAATGTGTGTCAGATAGAACCAAAACGAGAGCAATTTGCAGTTCctatgatttcatcatttctgGCAAACCTATTAATGCCATGGTgcctaattatttaattatttgattttctaGAGTTCATCACAATTGCCTGTTAAAATAccaatttattaaattaataacatatttccttttctttttcatacattgttttttgtgttttttgtttCCCTTCAAACCTAACTTCGTGAATCCACAGGAACTGCTGCATTTGATATGGAGTATGGTCACTGGGTGGAAGAGCAAACTAGACAAACAAATGAGCTAAGGAGTGCTTTGCATTCTCAAATTGGTGAAGCGGAATTACGCATTATTGTTGATGGTTATCTGAGCCACTACTTTGATCTCTTTCGCATGAAAGCTACAGCTGCTAAAGCTGATGTCCTCTATATCATGTCTGGCATGTGGAAGACATCAGCTGAGCGCTTTTTCATGTGGATTGGGGGGTTTCGGCCATCCGAGCTTCTAAAGGTAATGCATGCCTCAGTATGAATTCCCAACTGACGCTCGTTATTGAGTCCATGTGTCTATTGTCTTTGTCATTCAGTTGAATTCATCACCAAAGCCAAACAtatgttatttctttccttaagctcGTGAATAAtcgtctttttttcttcttctttgtcttcgATTAAGAAAGGTGCTTAATGCAACATTTTCTGTTAACCTACAGGTTCTCACACCACATCTTGAGCTGTTGACAGAACAACAACTTCGGGAGGTTTGTAACCTGACACAATCATGTCAGCAAGCAGAAGACGCCTTGTCACAAGGAATGGTAAAACTCCACCAGATTCTTGCCGAGGCTGTTGCAGCTGGCCGATTAGGCGAAGGAAATTACACTCTTCCACAAATGGGGCCTGCCATCGAAAAGTTGGAAGCTCTTGTTAGGTTCGTAAATCAGGTAGTATCTCATATTGGATTTTCATTCCTTTCAATAGAAGTTCTCTTAAAACTTCCATTTATGTGTTTTTGTGGTGTGCTAATACTCAGTTTATTCTTTCGACGTCCGTGATTCGAATACTTGATTCATTCTCCTGACTCATCTCTGTTGCCTTTCTGGAAACAGGCGGATCATCTACGCCAAGAAACTCTCCAACAGATGTCCCGCATCCTTAATACGTACCAAGCAGCTCAGGGCTTGCTTGCCTTGGGGGAGTACTTTGAACGACTTCGTGTTTTAAGCTCACAATGGGCTACTCGTCTACGTGAACCTACCTAATGAAGCACAAGAAGATCTCCTGTATATTATTCGAGGAGTTTTGCCTTCAGAAGTCGATGCTGTGTAAGCTAAATCTGCCACTTGTTTATGTCAATAAAACTCTCAACATGAACATAGAACATTATATCAGGTGCTGCCAGTTCTGAAGCTCCTCCTCCTAATTGATTATTTGTACATATCTTCCGCGATGCTACGACATGGAATTTCCCaattgcatttttctttttagtcacATTGGTTTGGCTACTGTAAACCAAAAGGTCTGTAGAAGATCTCAAATTACTTGTCCAGTGTCTGTGCAATGCTCAGATAAAGTTTTTGTATTTTCCCTCTGCATTCAAGAGTCTATTATCGTAGTATATTACCGAGCAACTTTTGAAGGATTTGGAGTTGAGAAATTGCTATAAATAACATCGACAGAACTATGTCGCAGCCAATAAATATCATGTTGTGATTTCTCATAAGAATTATGGTTCTAAAGATTTGCATCTAATATTTACTTTTACAGGCTGTGGACCAGAAGACTGTTGCTCACTTGGTATCTAAACCTATATAATCAGTGGGCGAGCCACATAGGCTCAAGGGCAAATGCAAATTCAGGATTCGAATGTTATGGGTTCGGGTTTGACATTTATTATTTGTACTTATTTACTGGATTTTAAACACATAGACATGATTCGAACCAATGTTACTAGGTTTGGATGAACCCAGAAGTTATACTAGATCTACTTCTGCTCAAGGGTGGTCAGTttatactgtatatatattatgCGTTGATTTTCTTCTCTAAATGAAATTCTTGGCTTCGCCATTGAGCTATATTCATTCACTTGTAGAGgggtaattatatatatatatatatatatatatatatatatatatatatatttatatatacacacacatatatactgTTTCAAAATAGTTACATTATTATGAGAGACCAAACTCTCTTGAATTCCATCGTCATTGTCTAGAATCACTAGTATCACAGATATTGGTTTTTCTGGTAAATATAATTCCTAGGATATCTGACAACAGTGCTGTGTTTGCAAACATCGGGGGAACTGTCAAAAACTCGGTCCTGTCAAAAATTCCCTTTCTAGCTCCTTCCTTGCCGAGGAGGTTCGCTACTTGGTTCTGCTTGAAGCTATGTCATATAGTTGTGTTCTCTAGCTGCTCCATCAATATGGAATGCAAGGGAGATGTCCATGCTTTATCATTCTTATCACTTCTTCAGAATCAGTGGTGATCTCAAGGGGGATCAAATTTTGTTCCAGGCCAATTTTTAGGCCTTGGCAAAGAGCTAGAAGTTCTGCCATGATACTTGTGGTATGTGGCGGCCCCTTCATAAGTCCTTTATTTTCATTTAAGAAATTGGTGGCCGCTCTCTCTTACTTTCTTTCATTTAGTTAAGCGTGGTAAAGGATCTCTCTCGAAAGAGACTCCCGAAGAAGATTAAGAGCTGAAAGCGAATTCTCAATTATCTGACACTGGATCAGTAGAAAAACCTTTGTCATTACAATAGAAAATAAATGCGAATACCCCAACACGCAGTCTCCCCTATTATTTCTGAATACTCCACCAATTCCCCCTAGCCCAGTGCTTGTATTTGCAGCCCAATCAGTATTAAGTTTGTGGTGAATAGATTTTACCATGTTGCTACTTCTGGCAGGGTCTGAGAACTTAAATGGAATTTTTTACACAAATAGCTAGATAGATTTGTTGTTTGCTTTTTATAGCCGGTATGCATATAATATATACTAATTATACAcgattatacatatattttacATGGATTATACATCCTGCTATTTCTAGTTTAATCAGTTGTGTGAGcagctatttaggttaattcttcaacTTTATTCTCAAAAGCTGCCATGAAATTTGGATATTAATAAAAGAGCGTGACAAGTCAGAAATGCTATCTTTTAAactaagctagcgtttggccataaattcccaaatttgttttgaaattttttatttgggtgaagtttggtttggtGAAAATGTGTTTGAACATCAGTTTTCAAAAcgtatttcacttttttttttgaaaaaacatgaaatatgacttatacccacaagttctaaaaactatcacaaatacccaacaataccttcatcaataacattcattatcattataaacataaataaatttggtacaaaattatcatttttataatgaactgcATAATACACTATCaaatgaccgagaagacgaagtggcattgttacaaaataataaatggtggggggcaacttttaaaaaatataatagtaatattttgaGCTAAAACCAGCTTGGGTTTTGGGAATTTACCAAAAAATGGATAAAAATTAtgaacaaacatgtatttgcaaaaaaaaaaaatttagaaaaaatttggtaaaatctatggccaaacgggtcctaagATTATACAATTTACATGCCAAACTTGATTAGGGCGAGATAAAGGGGTATCTCATGATTTGATTCAAATTGTTCTTCAATTGAACACCAAAAATTAAGTGGTGTTAGCGTATGCCCACAATTGACATTGACGCTTGATTTTCTTCATCAAAATTCTGACTAAGCATCTTAAGCAATATTTAGGAACTAgttgttacacaaatagccagtCAGATTCAATATTTACTGTTTCTAATcgatatatatggattatatacaattattttatatatatattatacatccgcCACTATTTATAAtttgctatttgggttaattttttaGGAAAAAGGCACGAATAAGCATAATATTTTTGAACTATTTAATCAAATGACTCCTCAAAAGTATCAAGAGCAAAGATTGATGAATTTTGTACAATTGAATATATGAGGCTGTAATGAAATGGGACCATTTAATTGTGAGGGTTGTGGTTAAGATCTAGTTGCCAAAACCTCTTAACTTCTATTGGTTGGTGTAAATGTCATTTCAGTAGTGTCagacaaaatacataagttactcCCGAACTATGACCCAAATTCCTCTTACACACTTTCTAGGAACGAATATTACTTTACACACCCAACCTTTCTAAAGTATATCTAATACACACTGCTTTGCCGACGTGGATAGTGCGTGTTTTTCCCAACAAATGAGTCACGTGAACTGAAGAATTTTGTGTCAGAtgtcaatttttttttagttttttaaaattttaaattgagTCATCCTCTTCCTTTTTAAAAATTCTAGCTACTCCTTGAGCTACACCACCCGATCTCCTTCTTCGCAAATAGATATACCACGATTTCTTATATCTCTTCTCGTTGTAGAGAAGCTTAACTTGAGCTTTACCTATGGCGAAGTCAAATTTTTAGGAAGCGagaatttttcgaaattttttccaACCATTAAAGCTTAGCTCAAGATTTTGCACattctttaattttattaatggatGATTTTTTAAATAGTTGACTTGTGGCGATGACAGTTAATGGCGGTCGACTTTTTACCGAAGTGTAATGAAAAATGAATTGGATCTGGGCTCAAAAAATTTGATTCAATTTCAGCGGAAAAGATGGAGTTTTGGGTGTGTTTTCTGgtgatttttgttaattaatggtGGCTTTGTTATTAAGTAAAAGGTGGAGGAAGAAGCTATGGTGTTTGATGGTGAGAGAGGAGGAAGACGGCCATGATAGTTATGAGGAAGATGAGGGGtataattgtattttatttttttcttaaatgacACGTGTCACTGTTTGATTGGTGTGTGATATTGCACATATTCTGAAAAACTGGTTAAGAAAAAAATGGTGTGTCTTAGATACACTTTGGAAAGGTTGGGTGTGTAAAGTAATATTCGTTCCTGGaaagtgtgtaacagggatttgggTCATAGTTCGGGtgacaacttatgtattttgtccAGTAGTGTTTGACCAAATAAAACCAGAAATTGGTACTCCCTACTTATTTTCCAGATAAGAACAAAGTAGCATATGAATGTCCTTTACTTTGAATTAGACTTAGGCTATCGAACACGGGGTCAGAAGTGAACTACGAGTTGGACCAATCTGTGAATCAACGAACTCCCCTTGCATGCAATGATGTGGTGGTAAACATCTCATTCTAATTCAGTGCTCTCTGAACCGTGCGGGAAGATTTCCCATCACACGGCTCACCAACTTGATCTTCCGCGGGGTTCTCACTAttcattttttgtttctctttcatTCTCAACTCCTTTTTTATATTTAACTCATTAAATTAAAGAGTTTACGACAAGGTGTCAAATGAACGTGTTAGGCTGAATTTGAAGGGATCAAAATGGACTAAGTGTGTGTATACATACtctttatttattacttttattttattttattttagtaatGATGATATATGTTGAGCCAGTGGCGAAGTGAGGAATTTCACGAaagttatttaaaatttaatatatacatataaaaaataatattttacttatatatattatataattttcgATGAAAGGTGTTCGATTGATCACCCTTCAATGTATATGATTACACGATTAGGTTGAGTTTAAAGAATGAAGTGTGAATTCATATTAGCGATTTTAATTTGTTTGGGAGTAAGGtgtaattatttttattgtttgtagatgaaaatatGTAGGCAAGGGAATTGGAGAACCATTTTTTAATAGGCAGAGGAGGggactattttttttctttgtaaaatCTTTTTCCGTTCTTTCCCTTTCACCATTCATtccttttttatattcttctatcatatttcattttttttttcttttttgtatttttctcgtTGGGACAAATGAAGATGGGCCCGAAAAattaaggaatttttacattcctatgccatATAGTAAACTATATTACTATTTATgcttaacttttaatataattacctTTTATATACCTAATTATCATTTATGTACCATTTTAGGATTTTAATGATATTAATTAGTCTCCTAATTTTACTCAACCGTATATTCTCATTCCCCCAAGTTTCTCTCTCCAAATCCCCACGATTTCCCCTTCAATCACCCACGATTTCCTCTTTTAAAACCAACGAAAATCTGTAacctctccaccattgacaatcattaaaaagttttgaattcgaatttgggttttcaaaagacattgtttgtttggattggatgttgttgcaaagaattgagaattctctctacgtctctctctatctctcaatcccaaatttcagtaatataagaggaaaggaaaagagagcagcaactccaccattgacagccattaaaagctttgaagctttgaattcgaatttgggttttcaaaaatcattatttctttggattgggtgttgttgcaaataattgggaatatggtttggagtttatacctcaattttgaggggtttttgTAAATATTAGACTTGgctttggctgaatttcagattgaaactcgtcgaagaagaagaagaagaagaagaagaagaagaagaagaagaagaagaagaagaagaagaagaagaagaagaagaagaagaagaagaagaagaagaagaagaagaagaagaagaagaagaagaacatgacatacattatattgcagaaattgtagaaaaattatagaaaaaatgtattctgttgtttatttatttttctttaattcatttaactattgtataaaagttgaacaacattgtataaaaattgtatttaagtggtattatattgtagttgtatataacttgtTAGAAATAATATACGAAAtttgtaaataagttgtataatatataattagttgtatgaaatttatttttactatgaataaatcagatacaaaatatacaaaagacatattgtataaaatttgtatgtaagttttatgttattgtagttgtatttaactgggtggaaataatatatgaaagttgtagataagttgtattcctctataacgggagatgttggcatatcaagtaactttagtgttACAGACGAACAtacatgaaaataaagataaattctttatgaacagtttgtagaaagtttgtagataatttgtagaaaggttgaaattctgtatttcatattaatttttcaaacgATATGTAGTTTTATTGTAGAATAAATGTAAAATTTTTGTAGATATTATGAAAATCCATACTGATATATATTTACTATGACatgtagtttatttgtagataaaattgtagtttatttgtagataAAGTGTAGGACATTTATATACAACCAGAATTTGATATAAAATGTAACAGCACAAACATGCAACTGTGTTCTCATTGGTGATACtcaattccatattgaaatcgCGAACAGTTATACATAGCGGATATGAtcataaatttttgttttttcaactttcataaaatagttaaatgaataaaagaaaaaataaataaacaacaaaatacaatttttctacaatgtttctataatttctgcaatataatgtatgtcatgtcgtcttcttcttctttttcttcgagtttcaatctgaaattcagccaaaaccaagtctaatcttcaccaaaacccctcaaaattgagatataaactccaaactatattcccaattatttgcaacaacacccaatccaaacaaataatgatttttgaaaactcaaattcgaaATTCTCTAAATCTCTCGTagctatcccaattcccattcagtTGTAGCATAATTGGAATTTTGGACATAATTGCGTTTGTTGTAGAAGAATTGTAGAAaatttagtcgtttttgatttgtgaaatcagaaaaaatgatgaaacatgaaGCGAGATCGTCCCATTTTTATTTTCTAAGAAGTTAACTTGTCAAAGAGAATTAAGCCGTTGAAAGAAAAATTAGAACTCAACTAATATGTGAACTGAGATAACGAGAGAAGATTTCCTGATAATTGATTTTAAATTACACAATGAAAATCGAAATCTCGGCTACATTTGTGGTTTTGCGACCCTAGGTTTCTTGATAATTGATTTTGTTTGAAGCTTTCAAACTCCATGAaggaagaaaaataaggaagcctACAGGtacaatgattccttatttaatgaaTTGTCTATATTTTGTATAGGTGTTAAACGGGTCGGGTTGACCCGGTTCCGGACCTGTTAAACCCGGACCCGGCCCGGACCGGTTAAAGGGGGCTGGGCTGGGCTGGGTAGGAGGGGTAGAAGGGGTTGGTCCGTTTAGAATTTTAAAATGAGTAACCGGACCGGTTGAACCCGGTCCAATGAACAGTTACTCTTACCGGGTTAACCGGCCCGGTACAACGGCtagaattttttttgtttttttttttaattttcgaaatAGGTGGGCCCCACTAACCGTTGACAACGGTCAGACCTTGAATTGGTCCGTTGGCCAACGAAAAAATTGCACAAATAgcctttttttaatttattttttaccctttttcaatttacaaaactaatcttctctaaaactataaacaacccccccccccctcttcatttcttcacttaATACTTatttctcaatctcaatttctctcattctctcattctccaattTGCAAGACTTCAAGTCTTCAATtcatcttctaattttatttggctctcttttcttaaatttaatttaTCGTGTTTTATCATTCggaatttgaagtttgaacaattgaagTTCAAAATTGAAATACTTGTTTGACGTTTGTTCGTGGTAACATCGGAATTGCGTAATCAAGTGCTTAATTTATTGTcgaattcggtgcactccctccaactctttctcttatttactattttgattgcatatttaattttagcttatactttaatttttacaatatgtttaatgctgctAAAAGAGCGTGTAAAAGAGTTACTGGtagggaaaataaaaaaagaggtagtCCTTCAGCATCTGGTAGTAATAGTAATAACCCATTATCATTTTCACATGTTTCCGAAACATCGCCTAAtgataatatagatatagattatgaacaattacaaGAAGATTTTGGAATAGAAGATAATGAAATAGGAATGGAAGATGAGATACCAGCTACACCTACTAGTGCTGGAGCTGGTAGTGTTGGAGTTGCTACAAGGAGTGGTGGTCGTGCCACTAGTAGTAGACCATCTGTGACTCCGACTACTAATcgtagaaaaagaagtaaggtttgaattttttttttttttgaaataatagaaggtactgatagagttaaatgcaaaatttgtaaATGTGATTTTAAACATTTGACTGGAGGAAATTTAGCGGGGGACTGGGACgcttagtagacatatgagaacTGAGCATCCCATAGAATGGGGCGCTGATGGTGATGGAAATCAAACAACTATTAACCCTACTACTGGAGATCtagtgaaatatgataaaatgaaggatcgtgaggagttagcaaaaatgattgctttgggttgtctacctttttcttttgcttcttcatcatatcttattatgtatattcaaaggatttacaatcctttatttaaaagtatccctagaagtacttgtagagccgatatctttagacttcatggataatatcaaacatacatacgttatttgtttaCCCACattccttgtagagtttctctaacttctgatattggccatgctgttaatggaaatgattatttgacaattacatgtcattggatagatgatactacttgtatgcaaaaacgtattatcgcttttagatataatgaagatcagagtcatactgttgcgtttataagtagtactatttgtgaagttgttgaattttataatctaaATCAAAAAGTATTatgtatgtcttttgataatgcttctaacaataatgccgcaatttcaatattaaaactgcatttgcaaccacctcttgatgaaatttttcatgttaggtgtgcatgtcatgtttataatttaattgttaaaagtgaccttgatttattttcaactgagattactcatgttagaagagcagttgatgttattcaaggaaataatagagaatatagaataaaggaatttaagaataagtgtgtCCCGTATAACCTTAAACCAGTACAACCTTAAACCCAAATTCATGCCAgacgaaattgttactagatggaattatacatatatatttttaaaatgttgctacaaatatagattcccaataactgaagttgctaatgcgcattgtactgatccaaaccgtatgttaacaactagtacttgggaggtcattagtgatgttgttaaatttttacataaattttatacagctactgttgagttttctggagcatattgccctactgttactatggctttagtacatatagctgaaatttcttttctactctctgaatttaagaagaaagaaaaatataaggatgttgttgaaaaaatgcaagcaaaattcaaaaaaaatttctttccaattcctccgatttacttaattggtgtagttttaaatccttctattaagatgtttgattgtcaccaattaatgaatactttatatacttatatggagattggaccaactgaaacccaGATTTATATGTCtctatgaacaagctaaatgattaTTTACAACAGTTATctaattattatgcaaatgtaaTTGATGATGCTGCTCGTGCtgtaggcaatgttaatcccactatgcattgtaccacttctgctagtgtggatgatgaagaaggccttgatagttttaatattttttctatattttctaacacccaaaccagtagcaggaacattgatgaacttcaattctacttgcagaagcaaaaagagtctcgcacaaaggaattttcactgttgggatggtggcatgagaatggaaagcaattttctgttcttttcgctatggctcgggacgtgctgaatgtgccaatttcTACTGTTGCATTGAagagtgcatttagccaagcaagacaacaacttggagacacccgtcactcattgggaagcaatgctttggaagttttagtatgtttcagagattggattagatcggaacgaagaaatcaaggacgtgaagatgttgatagcccagaagacaaggaacttggagatatattaacacatggtaacccatccgaatttaacactccagaagaaggtcaatcagttcatattgattatgaaaaacttactaaggcaatgcaaaacctttgaatttacttgTTGCTAAAAATGTACatctttcaatttgtaagtttgaattataaaataaatgtagcacttgcaacaaatgcatttttTTCCCATCTTCCTTGTATTCTTTATGTTAATACTTTGTACTAATATAAtctacaatagttatacaaaattccaaaaaaataaataaaaatacactAAACCCGGCCCGGCCCGGCCCCCTCAACCCGTAACCTTACGGTTCAATTTTTATAcggatgaacccgaacccgtTAAACCCGTTAAGAACCAACCCGAAACCGGTCCGGACCGTAACCCGTACGGATCCAAAAAATAGCGGCCCGGCCCACCCGTTTAACACCTTTAATATTTTGTAAAAGTACTATTCACATGGCGggtaatatgcaaactatgaacatatttggtaatatagtttcctatatggtataggaacgaaaatttcccaaaaattaATATGGTTGATATTTAAACAGAAGCCcataaattcatttttttcaCCACCATTGTTAGCTTCATTTGTTTTTCTGAAACCAAATTTTAACTtcatttatattatttgtatattagGGAGCAAAAGATATTAATTCCACCAATGGCTTCAATCTGGCAAAATCTTGCAATATTTCCCAACAGGGGTGTGGAGTTAGAAGTCGATGGGTCTGGTTAAATTCAGTAATTTTagtttaaattctatatttatattaataaattcattaaatatatatataaaaaattaaattcataaCTCAATTACTAATAACATATGCCATTATCCTAGAATTTAGAACTCATAAAATTCAAATTTGTCTTCAACTATGCTTTCTAATATAATTTGATACTTCTTCTTTTGTGAAATTTCTTTGAGAATTTCAAACATCAA is a genomic window of Nicotiana tabacum cultivar K326 chromosome 16, ASM71507v2, whole genome shotgun sequence containing:
- the LOC107782043 gene encoding TGACG-sequence-specific DNA-binding protein TGA-1A-like; translation: MNSSTYTHFVASRRMGICDSIHQLGMWDDFNGSFPSTSATMILEVDKCLEDQIPLMEKRLENETEDTSHGTVGTSNRYEPETSKPVEKVLRRLAQNREAARKSRLRKKAYVQQLENSKLKLIQLEQELERARKQGLYAGGGLDASQLSYSVTASSGTAAFDMEYGHWVEEQTRQTNELRSALHSQIGEAELRIIVDGYLSHYFDLFRMKATAAKADVLYIMSGMWKTSAERFFMWIGGFRPSELLKVLTPHLELLTEQQLREVCNLTQSCQQAEDALSQGMVKLHQILAEAVAAGRLGEGNYTLPQMGPAIEKLEALVRFVNQADHLRQETLQQMSRILNTYQAAQGLLALGEYFERLRVLSSQWATRLREPT